One genomic segment of Caldimonas brevitalea includes these proteins:
- a CDS encoding acyl-CoA dehydrogenase family protein: MNLDFTADEQAFREEVRAFVRDQLPAPIRHKVLNGLHLTKQDHVTWQRTLHDQGWGGPSWPERFGGTGWDPVRQYIFEEECAAGGAPRLIPFGLKMVAPVIMAFGNATQQQRYLPKILAAEEWWCQGYSEPGAGSDLASLRTRAERIGDRYIVNGQKTWNTLGQHADWIFCLVRTDLDVKPQRGISFLLIDMRTPGITVRPIITMDGAHEVNEVWFENVEVPVENLVGEENQGWTYAKFLLGHERTNIAGIGIAKRELARLKRIATIERKRGRPLIDDPLFAAKLAEVEIDLTALELTNLRVLSAEAEKRAPGPEASILKIKGTEIQQAITELLVQAVGPYALPYRREALEAGYQQDPVGPAHAASLAANYLNMRKLSIYGGSNEIQKNIISQQMLGL, encoded by the coding sequence ATGAATCTCGACTTCACGGCCGATGAGCAGGCCTTCCGCGAAGAAGTTCGCGCCTTCGTGCGCGACCAGCTGCCCGCGCCGATCCGCCACAAGGTGCTCAACGGCCTGCACCTCACCAAGCAAGACCATGTGACGTGGCAGCGCACGCTGCACGACCAAGGCTGGGGCGGCCCGAGCTGGCCCGAGCGCTTCGGCGGCACGGGCTGGGACCCGGTGCGCCAGTACATCTTCGAAGAGGAATGCGCCGCAGGTGGAGCGCCCCGGTTGATCCCCTTCGGGCTGAAGATGGTCGCGCCGGTCATCATGGCCTTCGGCAACGCGACGCAGCAACAGCGGTACCTGCCGAAGATCCTGGCAGCCGAAGAATGGTGGTGCCAGGGTTATTCGGAGCCGGGCGCGGGCTCCGACCTGGCCTCGCTGCGCACCCGCGCCGAGCGCATCGGCGACCGCTACATCGTCAACGGCCAGAAGACTTGGAACACGCTCGGCCAGCATGCCGACTGGATCTTCTGCCTGGTGCGCACCGACCTCGACGTGAAACCGCAGCGCGGCATCTCCTTCCTGTTGATCGACATGAGGACGCCGGGCATCACGGTGCGGCCCATCATCACGATGGACGGTGCCCACGAGGTCAACGAAGTCTGGTTCGAGAACGTCGAGGTGCCGGTCGAGAACCTGGTGGGTGAAGAGAACCAGGGCTGGACCTATGCGAAGTTCCTGCTCGGGCACGAGCGCACCAACATCGCCGGCATCGGCATCGCCAAGCGCGAACTGGCGCGGCTCAAGCGCATTGCGACGATCGAGCGCAAGCGCGGCCGCCCGCTGATCGACGACCCGCTGTTCGCCGCCAAGCTGGCCGAGGTCGAGATCGACCTGACGGCCCTGGAGCTGACCAATCTGCGCGTGCTGTCAGCCGAAGCCGAGAAACGCGCGCCGGGCCCCGAGGCCTCGATCCTGAAGATCAAGGGCACCGAGATCCAGCAGGCCATCACCGAGCTGCTGGTGCAGGCCGTGGGCCCCTATGCCCTGCCCTACCGCCGCGAAGCGCTGGAAGCCGGCTACCAGCAAGACCCGGTGGGCCCGGCCCATGCGGCCAGCCTGGCGGCCAACTACCTGAACATGCGCAAGCTGTCGATCTACGGCGGCTCCAACGAGATCCAGAAGAACATCATCTCCCAGCAGATGCTGGGACTGTGA